A single region of the Aurantiacibacter sp. MUD11 genome encodes:
- a CDS encoding DUF3601 domain-containing protein has protein sequence MQQSSFKHLVVGERYRVIAEFEDFDEIAHSVGECWTFRGHNFLPYEDGLSLFVESEDGTERHVRLQWRPEAQGSIIDRLERYVARD, from the coding sequence ATGCAGCAAAGCAGCTTCAAGCACCTTGTCGTTGGCGAGCGCTATCGCGTCATCGCCGAATTCGAGGACTTTGACGAAATTGCCCACTCGGTGGGCGAGTGCTGGACCTTCCGCGGCCACAACTTCCTGCCTTACGAGGATGGACTGTCCCTGTTCGTCGAGTCTGAAGACGGGACCGAGCGACACGTCCGGCTGCAATGGCGTCCCGAGGCGCAGGGATCGATCATCGACAGGCTGGAGCGGTACGTCGCTCGCGACTAG
- a CDS encoding lysoplasmalogenase produces the protein MPRRALVQKRPYLLLSLLAAIAYFYLQASELPELYLWPIKGSACAFLAIYCWLRHQSDDARLMAGAMAMASIADMAIEFSLEVGAGIFILFHILAIRVFTRNNQGPLSKRDNWVFLLILIGTPIAAYLLPYDRSTAWLVALYAAVLAIMAASAWASNFPRAKVAAGAILFVISDLLIFSGMGPLSGSPIPQYLVWPIYYLGQFLITVGVITTLRKRDPELRVVQGGGH, from the coding sequence ATGCCGCGTCGCGCCCTCGTCCAGAAACGCCCGTACCTGCTGCTCAGCCTGCTGGCGGCCATTGCCTACTTCTATCTGCAGGCGAGCGAGCTGCCGGAACTGTACCTCTGGCCGATCAAGGGCAGCGCCTGCGCCTTCCTGGCGATCTACTGCTGGCTACGGCACCAGAGCGACGATGCGCGGCTGATGGCGGGGGCCATGGCCATGGCCAGTATTGCCGACATGGCGATAGAGTTCAGCCTGGAGGTGGGCGCGGGGATCTTCATCCTGTTCCACATCCTCGCCATCAGGGTGTTCACGCGCAACAACCAGGGGCCGCTGTCGAAGCGCGACAACTGGGTGTTCCTGCTGATCCTGATCGGCACGCCAATCGCCGCCTACCTGCTGCCCTATGATCGCTCCACGGCCTGGCTGGTGGCGCTCTATGCCGCCGTCCTCGCGATCATGGCCGCCTCTGCTTGGGCGAGCAATTTCCCGCGCGCCAAGGTGGCGGCTGGTGCGATCCTATTCGTGATTTCCGACCTGCTGATCTTTTCCGGCATGGGGCCGCTGTCGGGCAGCCCGATCCCGCAATACCTCGTCTGGCCGATCTACTATCTCGGCCAGTTCCTGATCACTGTCGGCGTGATCACCACCTTGCGCAAGCGCGATCCCGAATTGCGGGTGGTGCAGGGCGGGGGGCACTAG
- a CDS encoding S41 family peptidase has translation MAQAREDLTFAYEQLQAEHVDLYGRRPKAEYDAHFTRLLQSIDGPVARPEFHLILHDLLAYGNVAHAKVEAAIYDQIARIQAGEAIIPLSVVYHGEAMLTDRWAAEGNALPPGSRITALGDLTIAEFEAEARRILSADTDRLLRAQLELTLPAILPLVFGEVEALEVAYVDPAGQARTFALPSVSYGEMAAIQDARPVPGPDRNSSARVARDLGDGVFYLQPGPFFALPEEQGEGGESYDIDVYDDFVRQAFADANASGAQDLIVDLRGNPGGDVSFSDLIVRRLVQEPYRFASRYEVRAGANTLANWQDMDPTRPDLTGRVAAALAEAQEGEVVAIDLPLIQPLHDHRFDGRVWWLTDRHSYSNAAVLAAMVQDLEIGTVIGEATSDLPSTYGATESFTLPHSQQPVTYPKSYMVRLSGDERARGVIPDFVIAPNPVGEERDLMLDTVLVQIRLTR, from the coding sequence ATGGCGCAAGCGCGTGAGGATCTCACCTTCGCCTATGAGCAGCTGCAGGCCGAGCACGTCGACCTCTATGGCCGTCGTCCCAAGGCCGAATACGACGCGCATTTCACGCGCCTCCTGCAGTCCATCGACGGACCGGTAGCGCGCCCGGAATTCCACCTGATTCTGCATGACTTGCTGGCCTACGGAAACGTCGCGCACGCCAAGGTGGAGGCGGCGATCTACGACCAGATTGCGCGCATCCAGGCCGGGGAAGCGATCATTCCTCTGTCGGTCGTCTACCATGGCGAGGCGATGCTGACCGATCGCTGGGCCGCGGAAGGCAACGCCCTGCCGCCGGGTTCGCGCATTACCGCGCTGGGCGACCTGACAATTGCCGAGTTCGAGGCCGAAGCGCGCCGCATCCTCTCGGCCGACACGGACCGGCTGCTGCGTGCGCAGCTCGAGTTGACGCTGCCCGCCATCTTGCCGCTGGTCTTTGGCGAGGTTGAGGCGCTGGAAGTCGCCTATGTCGATCCTGCTGGACAGGCACGCACCTTCGCCCTGCCATCGGTGAGCTACGGCGAGATGGCGGCCATCCAGGATGCCCGCCCGGTTCCCGGACCGGATCGCAATTCGTCCGCACGTGTGGCTCGTGATCTGGGTGACGGCGTATTCTACCTGCAACCCGGTCCATTCTTCGCCTTGCCCGAGGAGCAGGGCGAAGGCGGTGAATCCTACGACATCGACGTGTACGACGACTTTGTCCGTCAGGCCTTTGCCGATGCCAACGCAAGCGGCGCGCAGGACCTGATCGTGGACCTGCGCGGCAATCCCGGTGGCGACGTTAGCTTTTCGGATCTCATCGTCCGACGACTGGTGCAGGAGCCCTACCGCTTTGCTTCACGCTACGAAGTGCGCGCCGGCGCCAACACGCTTGCCAATTGGCAGGATATGGACCCGACGCGCCCGGATCTGACCGGCCGTGTGGCAGCCGCGCTGGCCGAGGCTCAGGAAGGTGAAGTCGTCGCCATCGATCTGCCGCTCATACAGCCCCTACACGACCATCGTTTCGACGGCCGCGTGTGGTGGCTTACAGACCGCCATTCCTACTCCAACGCGGCGGTACTGGCCGCGATGGTGCAGGATCTCGAAATCGGGACGGTAATCGGCGAGGCCACCTCGGACCTGCCTTCCACCTATGGGGCGACCGAGAGCTTCACCCTTCCGCATTCGCAGCAGCCGGTGACCTATCCGAAGTCGTACATGGTGCGTCTGTCGGGCGATGAACGCGCACGCGGTGTGATCCCCGATTTCGTGATCGCCCCGAACCCCGTCGGGGAAGAACGCGACCTGATGCTGGATACCGTGCTGGTGCAAATACGGCTTACGCGATAA